GGAACGCTGCAATATCAGCGATGCTATATTCAGAACCAGCCAAATATTCGTTTTTTGCCAGATGCTGATCTAATACATCAAGTAAGCGTTTTGTTTCCATTGCAAAGCGGTTAATCGCATATTCAATTTTAACAGGGGCATAAGCATAAAAATGTCCAAAACCACCACCTAAGTAAGGTGCACTGCCCATTTGCCAGAATAACCAATTGAGGCATTCAGTACGTGCAGCAATATCAGTCGGAATAAACGCTTTAAACTTTTCAGCCAAGTAAAGCAAAATTGAGCCAGATTCAAATACTCTTAATGGCGGGTTTTGGCTATGGTCAACCAATGCTGGAATTTTAGAGTTGGGATTAATTTCTACAAAGCCACTGCCAAATTGCTGTCCTTCTCCGATTTTAATCAGCCAAGCATCATATTCAGCATCTTTATGTCCTAACGCTAAAAGCTCTTCAAGCAAAATAGTAACTTTTTGACCATTAGGCGTTGCTAAAGAGTAGAGTTGGAGCGGATGTTTTCCTACTGGAAGTGTATGCTCGTAACGCGCACCTGAGGTAGGTTGGTTTAAATCGGTTTTTTCTCCAGTCCATTGCCAAACTTGTGGAGGAATATAGTTTGAATCACTCATTTTTTATCTCATGTTTGGTGTAAATATAAGGATTTATTTATGTCGCAAGGCAAGCCATTTTTGTACGGTCGGACGTTGCCATTGCTGTAATGCATAATTTTTTAGGCGCTCTGGTACAGCATCACCATTTTGAATAAGACGTTGCAACATCAGGGCAAGTTCAGCATCCACAATACTCCATGAACCAAAAAGAAATTCGGCATCAGACGCAAGAAGTTTTTCTGCAACAAAGAAAAACTTCTCGGCTGCTTTTTTGCCTTCTTCTGAAAGTGGAGTGGACTTGGGCTGAATAAAAATAACATCGGTTGGACGCTCAGTTCTTAGTGCCACCAAGTCTGATCTGAGCCATGCT
The window above is part of the Acinetobacter baumannii genome. Proteins encoded here:
- the yghU gene encoding glutathione-dependent disulfide-bond oxidoreductase translates to MSDSNYIPPQVWQWTGEKTDLNQPTSGARYEHTLPVGKHPLQLYSLATPNGQKVTILLEELLALGHKDAEYDAWLIKIGEGQQFGSGFVEINPNSKIPALVDHSQNPPLRVFESGSILLYLAEKFKAFIPTDIAARTECLNWLFWQMGSAPYLGGGFGHFYAYAPVKIEYAINRFAMETKRLLDVLDQHLAKNEYLAGSEYSIADIAAFPWYGGLVKNWVYNGAEFLGVDQYKNVQRWADAILARPAVQRGRMLNRTFGDLATQLHERHDASDFETKTQDKLQNQS
- the yfcF gene encoding glutathione transferase; amino-acid sequence: MNNEHFKLYTDSQFLSPYAFTVFVGLHEKQIPFEIATIDLGQQGQFEISFVEKSLTAKVPVLEHNDFALSESSAILEYLEELYPDTAIYPKDIQARARARQIQAWLRSDLVALRTERPTDVIFIQPKSTPLSEEGKKAAEKFFFVAEKLLASDAEFLFGSWSIVDAELALMLQRLIQNGDAVPERLKNYALQQWQRPTVQKWLALRHK